The genomic window CGAAAATACTCACTAATCACAATTGGCTCTATTATTCAATTTTTCTTTTAGGTCAAACCCATACCTATTTGCCCAACTAAGCAAGGGGCCCCACAAATGTGAGGCGTTGCTCTGCTTCTCAGCGATCAGCCAGCCACAGCAGAAATGCTGTAAGGAGCCTCTGGGTAGCTGGTGGGCATTGGATCGAGCTTTCCTTCTGCCAACGCCTTGGCTCGGACATACATCTGGCTGGAGGTAGAACCAGCGGCCTCCAACGCCTTGGCGACGACGCCCCAGTTGCGGATCTCGGTAGACATTTCAGGTCGAATTGAAGATGTCGAAATGATCGCTAGTCAGCTGACTCAGTTGTGACGGTGAAACCCGCCAAGGAACCGAACACGCGAAAGGAGGCAGTTATCGATATGGATTACCCGGATTAGTCCCACGAGACAGCGTTCTGCTCACCTACAGCCAGGTTTTGCTCAGGGGTTGCAGGCATGAATGCAGATGTACCCTTACACACCAAGTCCTTCCACCCGAAACCATTGCTCATAGTTACTGCGGAGGCCGCTCTGCGGCAGAGCATGGCTTGAGCAGCTGACCCAAATATTCCCTTTTAGGAAGGTGATTAAGGACGGGTCCTTCTAAACAAAAGGCCTAGTGAGGATCACCAGCAGCTTGCAGAATTTCTAGCCAACGAGTTCAAAACAGGCTTTACACCTTAACATGCGGCTTTAGTCATTTAAGTATCTGCAGTTGTCTATAAAGCAGTTGAGTAGCGACCTTAGAGGCAAATCACTTGTTATGAGAACTGCGACAGTGAATACTACTCTATAGTGTACTTCTTACCCAGATTATTAACTAGCGATGTGCAGCCACCACTGTTGTGGTTCTCCAGAAATTGAGCTTACGCAGCACCTCAACTCCGCTTGACATCTGTCTTAATGCCTTGCAGCATGCCACTTAGTCCGCCTCGGCAACTAGTGGCCTAGATACTTGTCTCCATAGCTTTCCAGGCAGATCCCAAGAGCCTCTGGTGAGAGCTTGTTTTAATGGAGAGTTCACTAGCATGGGACTGCCTTATCTCGCTTCTTAGGCCTGGACTTCAGGCTGTATTCTCTCTTCCACTTCCTGGATCTGTTGTCTCCATGTTCATATGTTAGAGAGCTGCAACAGTAAGTACTATTTTATCAGACTTTTTGCAAAAAACATCGATGAGAAAAGGATGTCTAGCTGCTCGGTAGCTACTGACTCACGCGTGGAGACCCTGCTACAAATTCTATATAAAAACTCATAGCCAGTAACCCTTACCCAAAGGCTATCATTTTGGAAATCAGCGGTCAGTGAAAATGAAGGAAATCTGCAAATTTGCTGATGATTTGCTTGATCTACGTGCATTCTCAGAGCGGCTCGAGAAGTTTATAAAAGTTGATCATCGCTTTGTTCAAGGTAGTCTTGTTATTGCACTGAGCTCAAAGTTTGGTTTTGGGAAAACCACGTTTCTCAAGATGTGGAAATCTAAGCTTGAATGTAGTGAAGAGAAATGGGTGATAGTAGAGTTGAATGCATGGGAGAGTGATTACTATGGAGATCCACTATTTGCCATTGTTTCAAGTTTAGTAGCTTCTTTAAAGAACAGTAAACTATCCAAAGAGAAAAATAAACTCATTAATAAACTTACTAATGCTGTCCAGGATGCTGCATGGCTCTCGGTAGAGCTCACTATGCAATTGATAAGAAAGCAGTCTGGCATCGATCTTAATAAAGCAAAAGATTTTGTTAGCGAAAAGAGGAATGCTCGGGAGGCATTAAACCGCGTGCCAATGGATGCGTTCTCGGTTTACCAAAGTCGGAAAGACAGCATGACTAAGCTGCAAGGCGGAATCAATGAATTCGTTACAGATAACGAACAGATAATTTTGTTCCTTGTCGATGAACTCGACAGGTGTCGGCCTGATTATGCCATTTCCTATCTTGAGACAATTAAGCACATCTTTAATGTACAGGGTACGGTCTTCATACTTGCTGCGGATCGGCGGCAACTCGAGAACTCTGCGAAAAAAGCGTTTGGCCAAAATCTAGATTTCGATGAGTATTATCGTAAGTTTATCCACAGGGAAGTTACGCTTCCACCAATTACAGAACCTAGCTACAAAAAGCTAGCTGAGTCGTATGTTAACTATTACTTAGAGCAAGAAGGCTTACGAAGCTGCTGTGTAAATATCCGCCAGGTTCAGACCGAAAAAATTATTGAGTTAGTTGGAGCGTTGAAACTGACACCCCGACAAATACAAGAAGTATTTCGAATAGCTGGCCATATCCTTGGATTCTCAGAAGAAGAGAGAGGCGGAGTGTTCCCGCAGGGTGTGCTGGCGGTATTTGCTATGGCAGTGTTTAAAGTTGGCAATCCTGGAATGTTTCACCTCTTAGGATCTGGAGAATATGATCCCGAAAAAATTGGTGAATTTTGCACAAATCTAAATCGACCGGGAGACAACGAAAAAACAAAAAGAAAGAAACAGGACATCTGGCTTAAATTTTTTCAAAACTGCAGTGGGCTGCCGCCAGGCAGGGAAGCTATTCTATGGGGATCAATGACAATGGAAGGGTTTTTCCATCGAGTCCACCGACAGATTGAGCAACTTTCCGAATGGGACTATTTCGCTAAGGTACCGCCGCGATATCGGCAAAACCTGGGTCTATAGAGCCGGTTATGTCTGGATCTGAAGACAGTTTGGTCACCGGGGGTATTGGCATGCTAATTATTCTAGCCTGAAACCGCTTGTAATCTGTATACCCTGACAGCAAGATGATGCGCTGCCTAATCGGTCGCGTTGTTTGTTTAGATCTCTGGATAGAGCCTAATCTACCCAGAGATCAGAGAGGGTTTTCACAAGTCCCCAGTCAGGGACAGGCTATACTCCCTACTCAGCTTTCACGAGCTTTGTAAGCCTGACACATTTCAAGCGGACCGTCAACTCATCGGTCCATGATCCGCATTCAAAAACCCCTCGCTGGCATCTGCTTCAACCTCATCAAGAGCTGGGTAGAGGTCGCCCGCCGCGGCAAAGGCGGCGATATTGACGCCAACGGCACACCGTGGACCAGGCTGCCAGCCCGCGAGCTGCGCGACCAAGTCCTGAGCGGCTTCTCCACCGAAGTCAGCACGAGGACGGTCTACAGAGCTCTGGACTACCTGGTGGAATTAAAGTTGGTCCGACGCGAGAAGCGGAAGCAGCGCCGTCGCTGGAGCAATCAAGACTACTGGTACACCATTCCTACAGAGGAACAGACAGCCGCGGTCTCTAGTGGTTCAGAGACCAGCAAAACCCAGTCTGGGAGCCAATTGACACATGTGGCGAATACAAGTGCACAAGTTGGACACATACAAGCGCCACTGATGGCGAATACTCTAAATACTCTTTCTAAAGAGTCAGATCTAATAAAACCGCCGCCAGAAGGTATGCCGCCACCGGCGACGGACGTGGAAGAAGAGGGATTGGCTCTAGAACCAGCTGATCTGCAGGCGGTGCTTAGCTCCATTCCGGCTCCCAAAACTGCTGATCAGCTGCAAGAAGAGCGGAAGAAGAAGGAGAGACAAAGGGAATCAGAGCAACAGCGAATAAAACAGCAGGCACAGGCCAACGAGGCCAGAAAGGCTGCTGCAGCTGCGCGAAATATCAATAACCAGAACTGGATTGCCGCTGAACTGGGCAAGATTCGTCAGAAGATGGCCCAGAACCAGGCCAAAGGGTTTAAACCAACAGCCCCGATCACCTCTCGAAAACGGGTTTTGGAGCTACCTGAGAGGCCTGTAGGCAGAGATAGACAGGGTCGAACCGTGAAGGAGGTCTGGGTAGCAGGCTTCAAGTACTTGGTGGTGGACTAGTGGACCAATCTCGCTCAGAGGCTTCTAGGAAGTCCTGGAAGAGGCCTGCAAACACGTAGTCCTCACACACAGTCGGGGAATAATCGTGCGTGAGCAACAATGCAGAGGCCATAGAGGAGGTCTTATGGAGGATTTCCACTTTTTTCAGCGCGCTCTGGCAGCAACTTGGCCTGCCCCACTGACACCGACTCAGTTGGCCATCGCTGAGATCCTGCAATATGGCCCCGATCGGCTTGATGGACGGCTACGACCGTCGCGGAAACAACCAAATTACAGTGCAAGAGGTTTACAACCATTGGGTGAGACTAGGAGCAATTGACTTAAACGAGCTTCAAGATAAGATGTATCGCTACGGGCCCAGGTTGACGACTGCAGTATTGCTGCACACGCTTCCCGTTATCGATCCTTGTAGAAGAGCAGCCTTTGCCCGCAAACAAGTGATGAATCGCATTGGCATAAATTGATTGCCATGGCACTCATATCTTCGGTTCAGTTTCCATACAGTGAATGCACATCAATTGTTGATGAAATCATTGAAGTTCCTTACCCAGACTTCGGCAATCTCAAAGACAGCATGTCATCTCTTGATTACATAGCTTGCACAGAATGCAGTCATATCTACAAGCTTGCTGTTTATAATAATTATTATAATTGTTTTATGCAAGTTGATGGACAAGAGAGTGATGGTGAAGAGATTTATATCGGTGAGCCCTACGACAACGATGACGATATTGAATGGCTTAGAAACCATTCAAACCAGTTCGACATCCTGGATAAGCAACTCGAAGGAATCAAAGCTCTTATGAATGAAGCAGATATGACACCAGGCATTATGGGAGTTAGCGAAAAGGCATAGTTCGCATTTTATGTAATAGTTCATGGTTATTTAGTCGCCGCCCTAGAAGGTTATCTAGAAGCTAGATTTAAAAACCTCGTACTTAATAACTTCGAAGCAAAGGGGAGGTTTTGCAAGTTGAAGAAGGTTTTCAAGAATGAACCAATCAACACTATTATTAAATATTGATTTTCCTGGATATCATAAGTGGCCTGAAAAAGCCGTTAAAATTTGCCACGACTGCGCTCGTCGAGCAGGCTTCAACCAGAAGGGTGAAAAGACAAAATAACCATGGAAAAACTTCTAACACTCCATGAGCAAGTCTCAGATTTTGCCAAGAAAATTGAAGATCTTACTCCTCATAATGATGATTTTTCTGGTCCGCTTTCAGAGGACAATATCTTTCAGCCAGCTCTGAAAAGACTACCCTCTGAAAGCTGTCGACAATTTCAGCGTGACCCATAAACGGGCCGTAGATAGCGCCGCGCTCCTGTAAAGTATTGTCGATATCATCAGTTATGGGTTAGAGATATTTGAAACTTCGAGGTCTATGTCAAAAGCTTGATAGTCCTGGCTATAGTCCTCTGACAAACGGAGAACATCGTTAATGGCAAAATAAACCTACTGGTTATACCTACAGGCACACCCAGTCCATCACCTTGCAGGACACCTTATGTACCTTGTCGCGCTGCTTACTCAAGCCAGCGATGACATCGGCACCAGGGGGCGAGCGCCACCTGCGCTGTTCACTGTTCCCTTGTTCAGCTTGGGCAAATCATCTCAAGGTCCCTGTGAACGCGGGTTGGTGCTCCAAACGGCTTTTTTAGCCGCCGCCTCATATTTTTTATGCACAAACCAGCATAGCATTTCAGGCTCGCGCCGCCATATGTATCCGCTCATGGCTCCGATATTGGGTGAGCTATACCGCCCACAACCAGGGTTACTACTGAAAGCTTTTTTAAAGAATCAGAGTAACTTTTCTCTCATCGGATTTAGATAACGACAGTGTTTTTCATTTGATCTTGGTTCATCATTAGATTTAGATGATTGCAGAAGCTCTGTGTGTAAAATTGTAGTCTTCTACCAACCCATACTCTTTTTTAAAAACTGGTGTTTCTTTCTATAGAAAGAGTTCTTATAGCCTATATCTCTAATAATTCAGTCACCAGCATCATACCGTACAAGTCTTCCTAATTCAGTCTCCTCTTGCTCTTCTTGATCAAGCTTTGGGGCGAAGGTTGTATCATAAGAGTCAGTATGGATAACACAGTCCCTCCTAAACTCCGGGATTACCAAACTGCTCCAAGCTTGCGAGGGATATGCAAGACAGCCGTAATCGTGCATTCAACTGACAGAGGGTCTTACACAAGCATTAAGTTGACCCGGCAGTTACAAGGACGCTAGGTACAAATGAGCAGATAACATAATCTCTTCCAAGATAGGATCAAGCGAGTATCTTTGAGGTCTTGTGCTAACTCTTCAAGAAATTTTTTATCTCTCAATGCTAGCGACTTCAATTCTAGCAGACCTCGGTCTAAGTATACTGTCAGTGAGACTCCGAGGAGTTTTTCCTAACTCTCTAGACTCTCTAGCCTTGCAGCCATATGGAGAGGTAGCTGATACAAGTCTCACGATAATTATACCTACTTATAATGAAGCTGCTAATATAGAACGTTGTCTAAGCAGCATACTAGCATCATCTTCACCATCTAGGTTTTGGGAGATTTTAGTCAGCGATGATTCTTCTACTGATAGTACAGAATTAATTGCTCACCGTACTGCAGAGAAGCTCAAGCTGGTTTCGACTAACTTCTCCTTAATACAGGCTGGAGCTAGACCAAGAGAAGAACTTTGGGTAGGAAAGAACTGGGCATGCAGTCAGGCAATGAAGAATGTAGAAAGTGAGTGGGTGTTAGATGTCTGTCTTGCTCCCAATGCCATTAAGAGATCTCTCTATAGAGCTATTAAGGAACAAGCTGACTTGTTTAGTCTAGCACCAAGACTTGTTTGTAACTGCCTTGCCGAATGGATGGTTCAACCGATAATGGCAACTTTAATAGGCCTTGGATTCCCAATTGGCGAAGCTAATGATCCTGACTCTAGCGTAGCCTTCGCAGCAGGACCGTTTATGCTTTTTCGTCGCTCAGCATATACTGCTATTGGTGGTCACCAAGCAGTAGCTGGAGAGGTAGTTGAAGATCTGGCCTTAGCTCGTAGGATAAAGAGAGATGGTTTCCACCTTACTTATTTGCTTGGCCTTGATGCAGTAGAGCTTTAGATGTATACAGATCTGAGCTCAGTTTGGGAGGGATGGAGCAAAAACTGGTTCCTTGCGCTTGATCGTAACATTGCTAAGGCTCTTGGAGCAGGGGTAGTTGTCGTAATCATGTTCAGTTCACCTTGGCTACTTTTGTTTGTATCGCTGGCATTGCTACCTATCCATTTGCCTCAAGACCAGTTTCTTTTATTAACTATAGTGGCTTGCCTAGTTGGCCTCGGGCTTCAGCTTAGTCTTCGTGTTTGGGTCAGGCGCCAGTTCTTGCTGCCTCTAAAATACTACTGGCTAGCAGGGATAGGAGGGCTGTTGGTCGGTGCCATAGCAGCCAATTCAGTTTGGTGCAGCTTGACTGGCATCGGTTGGACTTGGAAAGGTCGCCCGTTAAAAGTAAATGTTCACTGATATCTACAAGTTGAGAATAGTAGGTAGTCTCGCTAGGGACTCCCTAGTAACATATAAGGGTCCTAATTTCAGCGGGATGCCTCAGTCATTTATCGACGACCCGAGGCAGCGAAGCGTCAACCCACCTGAAATAGGAGTCGCAAAGCTAGCTGTGCCTTCCTAGGAGAAGGAATCTCTGACGTTCACGGCAGGGAGAAAGTCAAATTGAAGCAGATGCCTGCTAGTGGGCTGCGAATAGGAATCATGAGCGTGGGGATCCTTGACAGATTCGCTTGCAGTGACCTGAACTTACTTGGTCGGTTACGACTTTCTGCTTAGGCGTTCCTTTGGAACAATTCAGTAGTTTTTTGCAAGCGGGAGTCCTGCTTCTTGCTTGCAAGCTTGGTTCTCCTGAGTAGTTGAAGCTACCAGGAGAACTCAAATATCCGCTCATGAAGGCTCTCCAGCAATTACGAGCGAAATTAATTGACAAACGGCCTTGAGATAACTGACTCAGGACTATAGCACCAAGACCATTCAGCTAGCCCCACGTACTGTCTTTTATCTTTACTCGCTCTGCTGCTGTATCTCTTTATCAAGGCGCACAGAAAAGGGGAAGGGCCTCACCAGTCCGAACAACTGATATAGAGAAGCAACAGGGACGTCATTTCTAAGCGACCTGGCTAGTCGCTTGACTGCGGCCTCTGTGTCGCTAGCCTTTTTTGTCTTTACCTTACTTCTGAATAAATAACTCGATCTCTCAGCAGATAACCACCTATATTTGATTGCCGTTCTAGCTTAGGGCACCAAGCGTAAGAGGAAAGCCACGGCCAACTGCTGAATCTTGTGATGCCTACTCATTCAGAGGCTACCAAGTCTGTGGATGCCGCATTGCTAGGTTCCTGCATCCATCTAGTGTAGCTTAATGAGGGAGGGTAAGTCTACTGTGCTTGGCGGATATCTAGGTAGTCGGTTCTGCCTACTATTCAGTAGCTGAGATCTTCCCTCAGCTTCGCTAGCACTAAGCTGGCAGTGGCCTAGCTGCTCAGCCCTGGGGCCCTGCTGACCCAACGACGTGTGAACGCCAAAGGCTTAGGACTCTGCTTTTGACTTGGCTAAACTGCTCTCTGGGCAGGACACTCCAGCTAGACGTGAGCAAGACCGAACAGACCAATGACTGGGTCAATGAAAGCCTCACCGAGTTAGCTCTAATACGCCGCCTTGGATCTCTGAACTGATGCTGAAGCTATGGGAAATGCAGTGGGCTAACCTCCAAGAAACCAAAATGTTGAAGACACCCCAGGTAACATCTACGATGTTACCTAGTATAAATGTATTTACTAGGAAGGATCTTGCGACGCCTGATAATAATCTCTTAATCATCAATCAAACCCTGCATCACAACTTTCATTAGTGGGTGTGCAATCGTCCCTATGAGCCTCAAGACTTTGCAGACTACTTGCTGCGCAATGAGCTCCCATTCGAAGGAAGTCCAAGTATCTGTACCCACCACGAGAAGCACTGTCAAAAGCTGATCCACCGATTGGAGTTGTCGTAAACCTGGTAGGGGTAGAGTCAACTACTCTATTGACTTGAGTAAGACTACCTGCCAATGCTGAATTGTACCCACTTTTTGCTCGGAAACATAGTCATTCCTTTTACTAAGAAGGCAAGTAGTAAGAAGTCGAACCGGATAATTAAAAGTATAATGTCGAAGAGATGTAGAGAGTTACTCTGTAAACCTCTAGCTTATGAGTAGAAATACTAGCCAGGTACTCAGTCATCAAAAGAGTGTCTAGATCGTCTGCCCTTTTTAACTTTACTACGTCTCTTTTTTGCGTCAATCCTCCTACATCTAGATGAACATGTAGGATATGTCTTTTTCCGTCTGGGTGTCGGTAGCTTGATACCTTCTCTGATTAAATTTCCAAGCCTCTTAAGAGCTATCTGACGGTTCTGAAACTGGGAACGTTCTTCAGATACAGATACACATAAGTATCCATCAGCAATTCTTGAGCGATACAACTCTAGAAGTCTCTGCTTACGAAATGGCTCAACAGAATCTGAATCTTTGAGGTTCCAAGACAAATCAACTGCAGTCTCGACTTTATTGACTTTTTGTCCACCAGCACCAGATGAGCGGGAAAATCTCCATGACAGCTCAGCTTGTCGTATGGTGAGATGAGAGCTGATTACTAAGCCTGAATCAAACATCTAGCTTTCTTTACTTCCCTAAGTTCTACCTGATACTTCGGAATTAGAGAAGTGATCGGCACTGTTGTTTTTTTGGCTGTGACCCAGCCAGGATCTTTAGGTCTGTAGCCAAGATCATGGCTGGGTGAATCTACTTACTTCGCTACAAACTTACCGTAGATCATGACATTAAGTAAATATCTTCAATAATTTGTGGGCGTATTATGGGGGAAGTAGGCCAACTGAGGTCCCGCGTCCTCACAACAATCTGATATGTTACGAATACTCCTCTATAACCTGCCTGCTAGAAGTTCACGGACTACCTTGGACACTATCATTACTACGCTAAGTAGCTGTGATTCTACCCTTATGCTGAGAAACAACAAGATGCATATCTGCAAGGCCGCTGATCTGGCCTCCAAAAAGGCACTTAGACTAAGTGGCTATGGCCAAGCAGCCAAGACCAAAGGGGTGCAATTACTGTGCTGCTCACTGGATAATAACAAAGACAATAGGTCTGGTACCCAGGAACCTAGAGAAGGTAATGTAGAAGGTCCTCGGTTAGCTTGCAGTTTTGATCTATAAACTGCAGGAATATTGATAAGAGACTAGAGACTAACCAACAAGACTGTCTTTAACCCTTTTGCTACATCTAGGAGGGTGAAGGCAACAAAAACATCTACTAAGGCTATAGCATAGTCAAGCAAACGGCTTCCATAGAGGTCTGTTTCTGAGAGATTGTCAGTCGGTAATGCTAAGTGCACCATCAAACCTCTCTACCTCTGACATCACTATGCCTAGATAGGGGCAAGCCTTCTAGCAAGTTATTACATTACTATAAAGACCAGAATAGATCCTGTCGTTTCTATGGCTCTTAAGTAAAGTGGATCTCTTGTCAAGACTTGAGTCAATACGCTCTGAGTATGGTCCTTGGTCTGCTCATAATATTGAGTTGGCTAAAGGTATCTTTACCATTTCATCGGGGTCTTCAGATCGTGTTCAGCGTAGAGCTTCTCTCTATGCAGGAATAGTGAGAGTTCTCATGCGCCGAAAACTAAATGGGATGCGCGTATTGGATCTTGGCTGTCTCGAGGGAGGTATTAGTCTCACGCTTGCCCAGCAAGGTGCATACTGCTTGGGTATCGATGTGCGGGGACGCCATCTCGCTAAAGCAAGATTCGCCGCAAGAGAGCTTGGATTGCAGCGTCAATGCTGCTGGCTTGAGGGCGATGTCACTGAGAATTTGATATGGTCAGATCTTGGTAAATTTGATCTTGTCATTTGTTCCGGTTTATTGTATCATTTGGATGTCCGAAGTATTGTTCCTCTACTCCAGAGGCTACATGCTGCGTGTTTTAAGCAAGGCATTACTTTGATCGATACTAATATAGCTCATGAGCCCCGTGACCGTGCTGATCTTCCGGGGGCTCCCACACTATGGGGTTGTTATTATAAGGAGCATGAATCTAGTGCTAGTCATACCCAGAGATTGGCAGCTAGCTGGAGTAGTTACCGAAATAATAGATCTTTTTGGTTGACTGAGAGAAGTTTAATCAATGCCATGGTCTATGCTGGCTTTGGCCATGTTTTTAAGCCTTTGTATCCTTATCATGAATGGAGGCATCAAACACGAGATATCTGGATCGGACTGCCAGTACTTTCAGATCCTCCTGGGATTCCTTTCCGCAATGAACCAGACACTCGCCCAGCAGCTCATCCAGGGCTAATGTGAAGGTAGAATTTGGTACACTAATCTTTTCTATAATTTGTGGCGTGATACTTCCCTCCATGCCAGCCGGCAGTAACTATTGTAATGCAATGTTAAATTCCTGTCTCGTGAGCTGCAGTGGTATGACAGCTACTCTTTTGTGTTATTGCTAGCTTAGCGATCTTAAATTGCTCTGCTGGGGTGAGGGATTCTCAGAATGGTTGTTTCTATCTTCTATAGCTGCTCACGACGCCTGTCGTCGCGTGCAGCTAACTCTAAATAGGCACAGTTAGCTGCTGGATCTAGCCCGCGAGGGTTATAAGGCTGCTGCTAATCTGGGTTGCTGAAGCTGTAGGCCATGACTGAGATCGATCGCAAGGCAGGAAAAGAAAGCGAAGTATTTAATAGCCACATGGCTGGCCATTCTCACGATATTTTCTCTCCCTCCTCATCTATATATCTCTCTTTCTATCTCTTCTTCTCCAGGAGTCTTTCTTAAACTCTTGGTGCAGTGCTGACTACTATTGTGTACACTTATGATACAGTAGCATTCTGCTATCCTTGCCTGAATCGATGTCATACGCTGCTGTAAAGATAGTCTAATCAATGAGCAGGATTATAGCTATCAGTAAGCGCACAATTTTGCTAGTCTGTGAGCTCCATTGCTGGTAAATGGTCTAAGAAAAATCTATCGAGGCCTAAGGCAAGTCTGATACGCCTTCAAGCGGTAGTTATTCGGCGCGATCGCCAACACACATCTCTCCCCTCCCTGTATTGTAGGTCTTCTGCAGACTACTCATTACCCCATCTCTAATAGCTCTATCTGCTCAGTGTTGGGCCTGATAGATGTCCAGTGGCCAGGGTAATACTCTTTAGGCTTTTGCCTTTGAGGTATTTGCCTAGACACTGCTGGTCTGACTCAGTGATCTTACTCATAAGAGCAGCTGTTTCAAGCAGCTAGCAATCGAGACAGCGTTCTGCTCATCTATAAGCCAGGTTTCGCTCAGGGGTTGTAGACATGTTCGCAGACGAACCGTTCTGGACCGCCCAGTGAGCGACCGTAGTTCACGGAGTCCCTAGAGTCAAGTAGCGCAAGCCAGGTGATTTCCTGGATGGTCAGGACAGCAACTTTTAACAACTCTGCTGGTGTAACACCATCAATAGTAATGCTGCGCCACATCCATCAGATTTTGCTGAACACTGGTAAGGCAATAAGCCATCAGGAAGCCTGGGGCAGAACTACCGATGCTAAGTTATGGGGACAGATCATTGTTGCTGGTTTCGAGGCGTGAGTGAGAAGTTAGCAGAGATAGACTAGGTTGCGATCGCAACAGGACAACACAATTTGGTCAGATACC from cyanobiont of Ornithocercus magnificus includes these protein-coding regions:
- a CDS encoding glycosyl transferase family A; the protein is MLATSILADLGLSILSVRLRGVFPNSLDSLALQPYGEVADTSLTIIIPTYNEAANIERCLSSILASSSPSRFWEILVSDDSSTDSTELIAHRTAEKLKLVSTNFSLIQAGARPREELWVGKNWACSQAMKNVESEWVLDVCLAPNAIKRSLYRAIKEQADLFSLAPRLVCNCLAEWMVQPIMATLIGLGFPIGEANDPDSSVAFAAGPFMLFRRSAYTAIGGHQAVAGEVVEDLALARRIKRDGFHLTYLLGLDAVEL
- a CDS encoding glycosyl transferase family A — translated: MYTDLSSVWEGWSKNWFLALDRNIAKALGAGVVVVIMFSSPWLLLFVSLALLPIHLPQDQFLLLTIVACLVGLGLQLSLRVWVRRQFLLPLKYYWLAGIGGLLVGAIAANSVWCSLTGIGWTWKGRPLKVNVH
- a CDS encoding aminoacyl-tRNA hydrolase — encoded protein: MFDSGLVISSHLTIRQAELSWRFSRSSGAGGQKVNKVETAVDLSWNLKDSDSVEPFRKQRLLELYRSRIADGYLCVSVSEERSQFQNRQIALKRLGNLIREGIKLPTPRRKKTYPTCSSRCRRIDAKKRRSKVKKGRRSRHSFDD